The Diaphorobacter ruginosibacter genome contains a region encoding:
- a CDS encoding transporter substrate-binding domain-containing protein: protein MKFVLTRLVLAGMLAAGGAAQAQVQAQAQAPAQPQGSTFDKIQSTGKIVLGVRESSAPMAYAIGAERKYAGYHVELCEKVMARVAPKAKIEYMALTAQNTMPLVENGTVDMGCGPTTNNLARQRQVSFAVTTYVSQVRMAVRADSGITSFKQLDGRNIAASAGTTAVQLLRKYGKDNNVNLPTALGKDHYESFLMLESGRADAFVLDDNLLAGVIASSKNPEGYKIIGEVLGSEPIALLFRKDDPTFKKAVDGALIEMMKSGEVAKVYDKWFMQPIPPTNKPLNLPMSDTLKQLLQEPNDKPLEAYASN from the coding sequence ATGAAGTTTGTTTTGACCCGCCTCGTGCTGGCCGGCATGCTGGCCGCAGGCGGCGCTGCACAGGCGCAGGTACAAGCGCAAGCACAGGCCCCTGCCCAACCCCAAGGCAGCACCTTCGACAAGATCCAGAGCACCGGCAAGATCGTGCTTGGAGTGCGCGAGAGCTCGGCCCCCATGGCCTATGCCATTGGTGCGGAGCGCAAGTATGCGGGCTACCACGTCGAGCTGTGCGAGAAGGTGATGGCGCGCGTCGCTCCCAAGGCGAAGATCGAATATATGGCGCTCACGGCCCAGAACACGATGCCGCTCGTCGAGAACGGCACGGTGGACATGGGCTGCGGCCCGACCACCAACAACCTCGCACGCCAGCGCCAGGTGTCGTTTGCCGTCACCACCTACGTGAGCCAGGTGCGCATGGCGGTGCGAGCCGATTCGGGCATCACCTCGTTCAAGCAACTGGATGGACGGAACATCGCCGCATCGGCCGGAACGACGGCGGTGCAACTGCTGCGCAAATATGGCAAGGACAACAACGTCAACCTGCCCACCGCCCTCGGCAAGGATCACTACGAGAGCTTCCTGATGCTCGAGTCCGGCCGCGCCGATGCCTTCGTGCTCGACGACAACCTGCTCGCCGGCGTGATCGCCAGCAGCAAGAACCCGGAGGGCTACAAGATCATCGGTGAAGTGCTGGGCTCCGAGCCCATCGCCCTGCTGTTCCGCAAGGACGACCCGACCTTCAAGAAGGCTGTCGACGGAGCCCTGATCGAGATGATGAAGTCGGGCGAGGTGGCCAAGGTCTACGACAAGTGGTTCATGCAGCCGATTCCACCGACCAACAAACCGCTCAATCTGCCCATGAGCGACACGCTCAAGCAACTGCTGCAGGAGCCTAACGACAAGCCGCTCGAGGCTTACGCAAGCAACTAA
- a CDS encoding MurR/RpiR family transcriptional regulator, with protein sequence MLDRITASLPSLAPAEQRVAKLVLEDPRAFSHLPVRELAARAGVSKPTVVRFCRSMGYDGLADFKLKLAGSVSEGVPFIHRSVDADDKTGDVLVKVVDNAVAAFLQYRNAASTTALQRAANAIAATWQTGKRIEFYGAGNSGIVAQDGQHKFFRLGITSLSTSDGHMQVMSATMLGKGDCVVIISNSGRTRDLMDAADIARKNGATTIAITASGSPLAHTCEIHLAADHPEGYDRYSPMVSRLLHLLIIDVLATAVALQIGEPLQPVLQQMKNNLRAKRYT encoded by the coding sequence ATGCTAGACAGAATCACCGCATCCCTTCCCTCCCTTGCGCCTGCCGAGCAGCGCGTCGCCAAGCTGGTCCTCGAAGACCCCCGCGCCTTCTCGCACCTGCCCGTGCGTGAACTGGCGGCGCGCGCCGGCGTGAGCAAGCCCACCGTCGTGCGTTTTTGCCGCAGCATGGGCTACGACGGCCTGGCTGATTTCAAGCTCAAGCTCGCCGGCAGCGTGAGCGAGGGCGTGCCCTTCATCCACCGCAGTGTGGACGCCGACGACAAGACCGGGGACGTGCTCGTCAAGGTGGTGGACAACGCGGTGGCTGCCTTCCTGCAGTACCGCAACGCGGCCAGCACCACGGCGCTGCAGCGCGCTGCCAACGCCATTGCCGCCACGTGGCAGACGGGCAAGCGCATCGAATTCTACGGAGCCGGCAACTCGGGCATCGTCGCCCAGGACGGCCAGCACAAATTCTTCCGCCTGGGCATCACCAGCCTCAGCACGAGCGATGGCCACATGCAGGTAATGAGCGCGACGATGCTGGGCAAGGGCGACTGCGTGGTCATCATCAGCAATTCGGGCCGCACGCGCGACCTGATGGATGCGGCCGACATTGCACGCAAGAACGGTGCAACGACGATCGCCATCACGGCCAGCGGATCACCGCTGGCGCACACCTGCGAGATCCACCTGGCGGCCGATCACCCCGAAGGCTACGACCGCTACAGCCCGATGGTCTCGCGCCTGCTGCACCTGCTGATCATCGACGTGCTCGCAACGGCCGTTGCACTGCAGATCGGCGAGCCGCTGCAACCCGTCCTGCAGCAGATGAAAAACAATCTGCGAGCCAAAAGATACACCTGA
- the pgi gene encoding glucose-6-phosphate isomerase, with product MIDPRTRCDRTPAWPLLKAHYDEEGRGFRLHEAFAADRDRFSRFSLKAPLVFADLSKNLLDGRTRGLLTQLARESGLEAYRDAMFAGEPINNTENRAVMHWLLRSPGPGEEGWQEPANRFIADSLADVHETLDAMLAIAEGVRANEAITDIVNIGIGGSDLGPAMAVKALEDFEHPAKRLHFISNVDGMELGNVLRKVKPESTLFLIASKTFTTAETMLNAHAARKWFLAHGGSPERGAKLSLSRHFIALTTNLKAASEFGIDTTLGFWDWVGGRYSMWSAIGLPIAIAIGAENFRSMLRGAHAMDEHFRRAPLEENLPVQLGLLDVWYRNFHGFTSRSIAPYSHGLRRLPAYLQQLEMESNGKGVDAKGDVLPYATSPVIWGEPGTNGQHAFFQMIHQGPDTVPVEFIALREGGNDLPEHHPRLLANALAQAQALMVGRPGSSGHSYFPGNRPSTFMVLDRLDPESFGALIALYEHRVFASGAIWGIDSFDQWGVELGKVLARELEPLLASGDGEQLDPSTAGLLRYLQEPAARGA from the coding sequence ATGATCGATCCGCGGACCCGCTGCGACCGTACGCCTGCGTGGCCACTGCTGAAGGCGCACTACGATGAAGAAGGGCGCGGGTTTCGCCTGCACGAGGCATTCGCGGCTGACCGCGATCGCTTCTCCCGCTTCAGCCTCAAGGCGCCGCTGGTGTTCGCCGATCTCTCGAAGAATCTGCTGGATGGCCGCACCCGCGGCCTGCTGACGCAACTGGCGCGCGAATCCGGCCTCGAGGCCTATCGCGATGCGATGTTTGCCGGCGAGCCCATCAACAACACGGAAAACCGCGCAGTGATGCACTGGCTGCTGCGCAGCCCCGGCCCGGGCGAGGAGGGCTGGCAAGAGCCCGCGAATCGATTCATCGCGGACAGCCTGGCGGATGTCCATGAGACGCTGGACGCCATGCTGGCGATTGCCGAAGGGGTGCGCGCCAATGAGGCGATCACCGACATCGTGAACATCGGCATCGGCGGCTCCGACCTGGGGCCGGCGATGGCGGTGAAGGCGCTCGAAGACTTCGAGCATCCTGCCAAGCGCCTGCACTTCATCTCCAACGTGGACGGCATGGAACTGGGCAATGTGCTGCGCAAGGTGAAGCCGGAGAGCACGCTGTTCCTGATCGCCTCCAAGACCTTCACCACGGCCGAGACCATGCTCAACGCGCATGCCGCGCGCAAGTGGTTCCTCGCGCATGGCGGCTCGCCTGAGCGCGGGGCCAAGCTCTCGCTCAGCAGACATTTCATCGCACTCACTACCAACCTGAAGGCGGCTTCGGAGTTCGGCATCGACACCACGCTCGGCTTCTGGGACTGGGTCGGAGGCCGCTACTCGATGTGGTCCGCCATCGGCCTGCCGATCGCGATCGCCATCGGTGCCGAGAATTTCCGCAGCATGCTGCGCGGCGCGCATGCCATGGACGAGCATTTCCGCCGGGCGCCGCTCGAGGAGAACTTGCCCGTGCAACTCGGGCTGCTCGACGTCTGGTATCGCAACTTCCACGGATTCACGAGCCGCAGCATCGCACCCTACAGCCATGGACTGCGCCGCCTGCCGGCCTACCTGCAGCAGCTGGAGATGGAAAGCAACGGCAAGGGCGTCGACGCCAAGGGTGACGTTCTGCCGTACGCCACGTCTCCCGTGATCTGGGGCGAGCCTGGCACCAATGGACAGCATGCGTTCTTCCAGATGATCCACCAGGGGCCGGACACTGTGCCGGTGGAGTTCATCGCACTGCGGGAGGGGGGCAACGACCTGCCCGAACACCACCCGCGCCTGCTTGCCAACGCGCTGGCGCAGGCGCAGGCGCTGATGGTGGGACGACCCGGCAGCAGTGGCCACAGCTATTTCCCGGGCAACCGGCCGAGCACGTTCATGGTGCTGGATCGGCTCGATCCGGAATCGTTCGGTGCATTGATTGCACTGTATGAGCACCGCGTTTTTGCAAGCGGTGCGATCTGGGGCATCGACAGCTTCGACCAGTGGGGCGTGGAACTGGGCAAGGTGCTTGCGAGAGAGCTGGAACCGTTGCTTGCCAGCGGCGACGGAGAGCAACTGGATCCATCGACTGCGGGGCTGTTGCGCTATCTGCAGGAGCCTGCAGCACGGGGGGCTTAA
- the zwf gene encoding glucose-6-phosphate dehydrogenase has translation MSFDLVLFGGTGDLAWRKLLPALFQAWRHGSLPPGGRILGVARDDLSDEAYRALIASRLDAVESDKRPRNEEFEKFAQLLHYQRMDLSSPADYARLAECLRERNADTVVLYLATAPNLFTIACEQLGAAGLNTPQTRVVLEKPLGHDLASNRSINAAVRKVFDERQIFRIDHYLGKPSVQNLLALRFGNALFEPLWRRETVASVEITMAEKIGVEKRGAFYEGTGALRDMVQNHALQLLCAIAMEPPINAHADAIRDEKLKVLRSLAPWTPATLSRDVVRGQYTAGSLSGERVNGYLNEPGVAPDSRTETFVALRTEIANWRWAGVPFYIRTGKRLAAHEAHIAVNFRPAPHPIYRTPLGMANKLVIHLQPRDGLALHLFSAGNDKRGARVSDAQALAPVQLDLDFDKRFGSERVGAYERLLLDVIAGRLNLFVRADEQEAAWRWVEPIMQSWKDSDDHPRPYAAGSWGPSAASALVARDGNIWMEEC, from the coding sequence ATGAGTTTCGATCTGGTTTTGTTTGGAGGTACAGGCGACCTCGCCTGGCGAAAGCTGTTGCCCGCACTGTTCCAGGCCTGGCGCCACGGCTCGCTGCCGCCCGGCGGACGCATTCTGGGGGTCGCCCGCGACGACCTGAGCGACGAGGCCTACCGCGCCCTGATCGCCAGCCGCCTCGATGCGGTGGAGTCGGACAAGCGCCCGAGGAACGAGGAATTCGAGAAATTCGCCCAGTTGCTGCACTACCAGCGCATGGACCTGTCGAGTCCGGCCGACTACGCCCGGCTGGCCGAGTGCCTGCGCGAGCGCAATGCCGACACCGTGGTGCTTTATCTGGCGACAGCCCCCAACCTGTTCACCATCGCGTGCGAGCAGTTGGGCGCCGCAGGCCTCAACACGCCCCAGACCCGCGTGGTGCTCGAGAAACCCCTCGGGCACGACCTTGCGTCCAACCGCTCCATCAACGCGGCCGTGCGCAAGGTGTTCGACGAGCGGCAGATCTTTCGCATCGACCACTATCTCGGCAAGCCCTCGGTGCAGAACCTGCTGGCGCTACGCTTCGGCAATGCGCTGTTCGAGCCGCTTTGGCGGCGCGAGACCGTGGCCAGCGTGGAGATCACCATGGCCGAGAAGATCGGCGTGGAAAAGCGCGGGGCGTTCTATGAAGGCACGGGCGCGTTGCGCGACATGGTGCAGAACCACGCATTGCAACTGCTGTGCGCGATTGCCATGGAGCCTCCGATCAATGCGCACGCCGACGCCATCCGCGACGAAAAGCTCAAGGTGCTGCGTTCGCTGGCGCCATGGACGCCCGCCACCCTGTCACGCGACGTGGTGCGTGGCCAGTACACGGCAGGCAGCCTGAGCGGAGAGCGCGTGAATGGCTACCTGAACGAACCGGGAGTCGCGCCCGACAGCCGCACCGAAACCTTTGTCGCGCTGCGCACCGAAATCGCCAACTGGCGCTGGGCGGGCGTGCCGTTCTACATCCGCACCGGCAAGCGGCTGGCCGCGCACGAAGCCCACATTGCGGTGAATTTCAGGCCTGCACCGCATCCCATCTACCGCACGCCGCTCGGCATGGCGAACAAGCTGGTCATCCACCTGCAGCCGCGGGACGGACTGGCACTGCACCTGTTCTCCGCTGGCAACGACAAGCGCGGCGCACGCGTCTCCGACGCACAGGCGCTCGCACCCGTGCAGCTCGACCTCGATTTCGACAAGCGCTTCGGCAGCGAGCGCGTGGGCGCCTACGAGCGCCTGCTGCTCGACGTGATTGCCGGCCGCCTGAACCTGTTCGTTCGCGCGGACGAACAGGAGGCCGCATGGCGCTGGGTGGAGCCCATCATGCAGTCCTGGAAGGACTCGGACGACCACCCGCGGCCGTATGCCGCTGGCTCATGGGGACCCAGCGCGGCGAGCGCACTGGTCGCCCGCGACGGCAACATCTGGATGGAAGAATGCTAG
- the tal gene encoding transaldolase, with product MNQLEALKQFTTVVADTGDFRQLSAFQPQDATTNPSLILKAVQKSEYAPLMQECVTRWKGRSIDELMDRLIVRFGCEILSIIPGRVSTEVDARLSFDTEATVARAERIVELYQAEGVHIDRVLIKIASTWEGIEAARQLEQRGIHTNLTLLFSFAQAVACGQARVQLISPFVGRIYDWYKKQAGASWNEAEMAGANDPGVQSVRAIYNHYKRFGIKTEVMGASFRNVGQIVALAGSDLLTIAPDLLAKLAESSEPVQRALDPQAALQLDLPAVTYDEAGFRYALNADAMATEKLAEGIRAFAADAAKLEQMMVAAA from the coding sequence ATGAATCAACTTGAAGCGCTCAAACAGTTCACCACCGTGGTCGCCGACACGGGCGACTTTCGCCAGCTCAGCGCATTCCAGCCGCAGGATGCCACCACCAACCCGTCGCTGATCCTGAAGGCGGTGCAGAAGTCGGAGTACGCGCCGCTCATGCAGGAATGCGTGACCCGCTGGAAGGGGCGCAGCATTGATGAACTGATGGACCGCCTGATCGTGCGCTTCGGCTGCGAGATCCTGTCCATCATCCCGGGCCGCGTGTCGACCGAGGTCGACGCCCGCCTGTCCTTCGACACCGAGGCCACCGTGGCGCGCGCAGAGCGCATCGTCGAGCTGTACCAGGCCGAGGGCGTGCACATCGATCGCGTGCTCATCAAGATTGCCTCCACCTGGGAGGGTATCGAGGCGGCACGCCAGCTCGAGCAGCGCGGCATCCACACCAACCTGACGCTGCTGTTCTCGTTCGCCCAGGCCGTTGCGTGCGGCCAGGCCCGGGTGCAGCTGATTTCGCCGTTCGTGGGCCGTATCTACGACTGGTACAAGAAGCAAGCCGGCGCCAGCTGGAACGAGGCCGAAATGGCCGGCGCCAACGATCCGGGCGTGCAGTCGGTCCGGGCCATCTACAACCATTACAAGCGCTTCGGCATCAAGACCGAGGTGATGGGGGCCAGCTTCCGCAACGTGGGGCAGATTGTTGCGCTGGCCGGCAGCGACCTGCTGACCATTGCCCCCGACCTGCTCGCCAAGCTGGCCGAGAGCAGCGAGCCGGTGCAGCGTGCGCTCGATCCACAGGCGGCCCTGCAGTTGGACCTGCCTGCGGTCACCTACGACGAAGCCGGCTTCCGCTACGCCCTGAACGCCGACGCCATGGCCACGGAAAAACTCGCCGAGGGCATCCGGGCCTTTGCAGCCGATGCGGCCAAGCTCGAACAGATGATGGTGGCGGCTGCATGA
- the groL gene encoding chaperonin GroEL (60 kDa chaperone family; promotes refolding of misfolded polypeptides especially under stressful conditions; forms two stacked rings of heptamers to form a barrel-shaped 14mer; ends can be capped by GroES; misfolded proteins enter the barrel where they are refolded when GroES binds), producing MAAKDVVFGGEARARMVEGVNILANAVKVTLGPKGRNVVLERSFGAPTVTKDGVSVAKEIELKDKLQNMGAQLVKEVASKTNDIAGDGTTTATVLAQAIVREGSKYVAAGLNPMDLKRGIDKAVAALVEQLKNQSKATTTSKEIAQVGSISANSDESVGKIIADAMDKVGKEGVITVEDGKSLENELDVVEGMQFDRGYLSPYFINNPEKQAAILDNPFVLLFDKKISNIRDLLPTLEQVAKAGRPLLIIAEEVEGEALATLVVNTIRGILKVVAVKAPGFGDRRKAMLEDIAILTGGKVIAEEVGMSLEKVTLADLGQAKTIEVGKENTIIIDGAGAGADIEARVKQIRVQIEEATSDYDREKLQERVAKLAGGVAVIKVGAATEVEMKEKKARVEDALHATRAAVEEGIVAGGGVALLRAKQAVGALSTGHAEQDAGIKLVLKAVEAPLREIVANAGGEPSVVVNAVLNGNGNYGFNAANDTYGDMLEMGILDPTKVTRTALQNAASVASLLLTTEAMVAEAPKDDAPAGGMPDMGGMGGMGGMGM from the coding sequence ATGGCAGCAAAAGACGTAGTTTTCGGCGGCGAAGCACGCGCCCGCATGGTTGAAGGTGTGAACATCCTCGCCAACGCAGTCAAGGTGACCCTGGGCCCGAAGGGCCGCAACGTGGTTCTGGAGCGTTCGTTCGGCGCTCCTACCGTGACCAAGGACGGTGTGTCCGTGGCCAAGGAAATCGAACTCAAGGACAAGCTGCAGAACATGGGCGCCCAGCTCGTGAAGGAAGTGGCCTCCAAGACCAACGACATCGCCGGTGACGGCACCACCACCGCCACCGTGCTGGCCCAGGCCATCGTGCGCGAAGGCTCCAAGTACGTTGCCGCCGGCCTGAACCCCATGGACCTGAAGCGCGGTATCGACAAGGCTGTTGCAGCCCTGGTCGAACAGCTGAAGAACCAGTCCAAGGCCACCACCACTTCCAAGGAAATCGCCCAGGTTGGCTCCATTTCCGCCAACTCCGATGAGTCCGTGGGCAAGATCATTGCCGACGCAATGGACAAGGTCGGCAAGGAAGGCGTGATCACCGTTGAAGACGGCAAGAGCCTGGAAAACGAACTCGACGTCGTCGAAGGCATGCAGTTCGACCGCGGCTACCTGTCGCCCTACTTCATCAACAACCCCGAAAAGCAAGCCGCTATTCTGGACAACCCCTTCGTGCTGCTGTTCGACAAGAAGATCAGCAACATCCGCGACCTGCTGCCCACGCTGGAGCAAGTGGCGAAGGCTGGCCGTCCGCTGCTGATCATCGCTGAAGAAGTCGAAGGCGAAGCCCTGGCGACCCTCGTGGTCAACACCATCCGCGGCATCCTGAAGGTCGTGGCTGTGAAGGCTCCTGGCTTCGGCGACCGCCGCAAGGCCATGCTGGAAGACATCGCCATCCTGACGGGCGGCAAGGTCATCGCTGAAGAAGTCGGCATGTCCCTCGAGAAGGTCACCCTGGCCGACCTGGGCCAGGCCAAGACCATCGAAGTGGGCAAGGAAAACACCATCATCATCGACGGCGCTGGCGCTGGCGCTGACATCGAAGCCCGCGTGAAGCAAATCCGCGTGCAGATCGAAGAAGCGACTTCCGACTACGACCGCGAGAAGCTGCAAGAGCGCGTGGCCAAGCTGGCCGGCGGCGTTGCCGTGATCAAGGTGGGCGCTGCCACCGAAGTCGAAATGAAGGAAAAGAAGGCCCGCGTGGAAGACGCCCTGCACGCTACCCGCGCTGCTGTGGAAGAAGGCATCGTGGCCGGTGGTGGCGTGGCCCTGCTGCGCGCCAAGCAAGCCGTGGGCGCTCTGTCCACAGGCCATGCCGAGCAAGACGCCGGCATCAAGCTGGTGCTCAAGGCCGTGGAAGCTCCGCTGCGTGAAATCGTGGCCAACGCCGGTGGCGAGCCATCGGTGGTCGTGAACGCCGTGCTGAACGGCAACGGCAACTACGGCTTCAACGCTGCCAACGACACCTACGGCGACATGCTGGAAATGGGTATCCTGGACCCAACCAAGGTGACCCGTACTGCACTGCAGAACGCCGCTTCCGTGGCTTCCCTGCTGCTGACGACCGAAGCCATGGTGGCAGAGGCTCCGAAGGATGACGCACCTGCCGGCGGTATGCCCGACATGGGCGGCATGGGTGGCATGGGCGGCATGGGCATGTAA
- the sbcD gene encoding exonuclease subunit SbcD, translating to MRILHTSDWHLGQNFMGKSRQAEHAALIDWLLVQVREHTVDAVMIAGDIFDTGTPPSYARELYSELVVRLHEARTALLLLGGNHDSVATLRESSALLAQLSTHVYPSASDPQTHVRVLPRRAADAGHAAPRPGCIVCAIPFIRPRDVVTSEFGQSAQDRQQQMQKAIGQYYRNVYAAACAKQGEIEQQTGERLPIIATGHLTTVGASSSESVREIYVGTLDAFPTSEFPPVDYLALGHIHRPQKVGGHEHIRYSGSPITLSFDELGQSKQVLLVDVDASGLQAVTELAVPIFQPMMSVRGDLGYITETLPRIAQQAGAGQTVWLEITVTTDDYLADLPARIQKLVEGLPLEVLRIRRERGQTMAQLFDNSGATLDELDPHDVFARRLEHEPDMDAALRGAVTQRYGQVVDAVKAGDDANAEGGESRVSA from the coding sequence ATGCGAATTCTTCATACATCCGACTGGCACCTCGGCCAGAACTTCATGGGCAAGAGCCGGCAGGCAGAGCATGCGGCGCTCATAGACTGGTTGCTCGTGCAGGTGCGGGAGCACACGGTGGATGCGGTGATGATCGCCGGCGACATCTTCGACACAGGCACGCCGCCCAGCTATGCGCGCGAGCTGTACAGCGAACTCGTGGTGCGCCTGCATGAGGCGCGAACGGCCTTGCTGCTGCTGGGCGGCAACCATGACTCCGTTGCGACGCTGCGAGAGAGCAGCGCCTTGCTGGCGCAGCTGTCCACGCATGTCTACCCTTCAGCGTCCGACCCGCAGACCCATGTGCGGGTGCTGCCGCGCCGCGCGGCGGATGCGGGCCATGCAGCCCCCAGGCCGGGCTGCATCGTCTGCGCGATTCCCTTCATCCGTCCGCGGGACGTGGTGACCTCGGAATTTGGCCAGAGCGCCCAGGACCGTCAGCAGCAGATGCAGAAGGCCATAGGCCAGTACTACCGCAACGTGTATGCGGCCGCTTGCGCGAAGCAGGGCGAGATCGAACAGCAGACCGGCGAGCGCCTGCCGATCATCGCGACAGGTCACCTCACGACCGTGGGTGCGAGCAGCAGTGAATCGGTGCGCGAGATCTATGTAGGCACGCTCGATGCATTTCCTACCTCGGAATTTCCTCCTGTCGACTACCTCGCGCTCGGCCACATCCACAGGCCCCAGAAAGTGGGGGGGCATGAGCACATCCGCTACAGCGGCTCGCCGATCACACTGAGTTTTGATGAGCTGGGACAGTCCAAGCAGGTGCTGCTGGTGGACGTGGACGCATCGGGCCTGCAGGCGGTCACCGAGCTGGCCGTGCCGATCTTCCAGCCGATGATGAGCGTGCGGGGTGATCTGGGCTACATCACGGAAACGTTGCCGCGCATTGCGCAGCAGGCGGGCGCGGGACAGACGGTCTGGCTGGAGATCACCGTCACCACCGACGACTATCTCGCGGACCTGCCCGCGCGCATCCAGAAGCTGGTCGAAGGCCTGCCGCTCGAGGTGCTGCGCATTCGCCGAGAGCGCGGGCAGACCATGGCACAGCTGTTCGACAACAGCGGCGCGACGCTGGACGAACTCGATCCGCATGACGTCTTTGCGCGCAGGCTTGAGCACGAACCCGACATGGATGCAGCGCTGCGCGGTGCGGTCACGCAGCGCTATGGACAGGTCGTCGATGCGGTGAAGGCAGGCGACGATGCGAACGCGGAAGGCGGAGAAAGCAGGGTATCGGCATGA
- a CDS encoding co-chaperone GroES, translated as MNLRPLHDRVIVKRLENETKTASGIVIPDSAAEKPDQGEVVAVGPGKRDDKGALIALNVKVGDRVLFGKYSGQSVKVNGDELLVMKEDDLFAVVEK; from the coding sequence ATGAATCTGCGTCCCCTGCACGATCGCGTGATCGTCAAGCGCCTCGAGAACGAAACCAAGACAGCTTCGGGCATCGTGATCCCCGACAGCGCCGCCGAGAAGCCTGACCAGGGCGAAGTCGTGGCCGTGGGCCCCGGCAAGCGTGACGACAAGGGCGCCCTGATCGCCCTGAACGTGAAGGTCGGCGACCGCGTCCTGTTCGGCAAGTATTCCGGCCAGTCCGTGAAGGTGAACGGCGACGAACTCCTCGTGATGAAAGAAGACGACCTGTTCGCGGTCGTCGAAAAGTAA